The following coding sequences are from one Rhipicephalus microplus isolate Deutch F79 chromosome 3, USDA_Rmic, whole genome shotgun sequence window:
- the LOC119177253 gene encoding MICOS complex subunit Mic10, producing MATRSEDVLGEKWDKCVADTLIKVGTGFGVGALFSLLLFKRRAWPVIFGIGSGFGMGYNNCEHTLNEPTLLRAYTLKAKQKDATPAATAPK from the exons ATGGCGACAAGGTCGGAGGACGTTCTCGGTGAAAAGTGGGATAAATGTGTCGCCGACACGCTAATTAAAGTTG GTACCGGCTTCGGTGTTGGAGCTCTATTTTCCCTGCTGCTTTTCAAAA GGCGTGCCTGGCCTGTCATATTCGGCATCGGTAGCGGATTCGGGATGGGCTACAACAACTGCGAACACACGTTGAACGAGCCTACATTGCTGCGCGCCTACACACTAAAG GCGAAACAAAAAGATGCAACACCAGCAGCCACCGCGCCCAAGTGA